In one Choloepus didactylus isolate mChoDid1 chromosome 1, mChoDid1.pri, whole genome shotgun sequence genomic region, the following are encoded:
- the LOC119527335 gene encoding serine palmitoyltransferase small subunit B, with amino-acid sequence MDFRRVKEYLSWLYYQYQIISCCAVLEPWEQSMFNTILLTIFAMVVYTAYVFIPIHIRLAWEFFSKICGYHNTIPN; translated from the coding sequence ATGGATTTCAGGAGGGTGAAGGAATATTTATCCTGGCTCTACTATCAATACCAAATCATTAGTTGCTGTGCTGTCCTGGAGCCCTGGGAGCAATCTATGTTCAATACCATCTTACTAACCATTTTTGCTATGGTGGTGTACACCGCCTATGTATTTATCCCAATCCACATTCGCCTGGCTTGGGAATTCTTCTCAAAAATATGTGGCTATCACAATACAATTCCTAATTGA